The Saccharomyces paradoxus chromosome VIII, complete sequence genome has a window encoding:
- the DIA4 gene encoding putative serine--tRNA ligase DIA4 (Probable mitochondrial seryl-tRNA synthetase~similar to YHR011W) → MIIRRLFSMSNCSFFLKKPQFDVKRIIEMIPQYEKSIQNRELIKADSIIRSLKLLSEQYQNIKEIDKAIADIQIQRKSIEARIKKDRTEIAEYSAALKALKEQYQDQDSKLLELKNKISETCKSLPNILDPTVPLGAPQIEQWINPLEAYKTSEAQAHVGIMLKKNMLDLQTASNIAGMSWYYLLNDGARLEQALVAYALKKANENGFASCTPPSITKKELIDACGFNPRDMNNERQIYTLQDTNLGLVATAEISMAGLGANKVLDLNSAECSKKLVGVSRCYRAEAGARGRDTKGLYRVHEFTKVELFCWSKPEISAKILEEIKQFQISVVKELGLPAKVLNMPSNDLGNPAFKKYDIEAWMPGRGNFGEISSASNCTDFQSRRLNTKYKDDSTGKLKYVHTLNGTAMAIPRMMVALVENFYDPSTGKISVPECLREFMNGQRYI, encoded by the coding sequence ATGATTATAAGGCgtttattttcaatgtcAAATTGCTCATTCTTCTTGAAGAAACCTCAATTTGAtgtaaaaagaataatagaGATGATACCCCAGTATGAAAAATCTATCCAGAATAGAGAGCTGATAAAAGCTGATAGTATCATACGAAGCTTAAAATTGCTGAGTGAACAGtatcaaaatataaaagagaTTGATAAAGCTATTGCGGATATTCAGATACAGAGGAAATCAATCGAAGCTCGAATTAAGAAAGATAGAACAGAGATTGCCGAATACTCGGCTGCCTTGAAGGCCCTCAAAGAACAATATCAAGATCAAGATAGCAAATTATTGgagttgaaaaataaaatctcAGAGACTTGTAAATCACTTCCAAATATCTTGGATCCTACGGTCCCGTTAGGAGCCCCACAGATTGAACAATGGATAAACCCTTTAGAAGCATATAAAACTTCAGAGGCTCAGGCGCATGTTGGTATCATGcttaaaaagaatatgcTAGACCTACAGACTGCCTCGAACATTGCAGGAATGTCATGGTACTATCTATTGAATGACGGAGCACGTCTCGAACAAGCTTTGGTAGCATATGCGTTGAAAAAGGCAAACGAAAATGGTTTTGCAAGCTGCACACCACCAAGCATTACGAAAAAGGAGTTAATAGATGCATGTGGGTTCAACCCAAGAGATATGAATAACGAAAGGCAAATTTACACTCTTCAAGACACCAACTTAGGATTGGTTGCTACCGCAGAGATATCCATGGCAGGTCTAGGCGCAAACAAGGTCCTGGATTTAAACTCGGCAGAATGTTCTAAGAAGCTCGTTGGAGTTAGTAGATGTTACAGAGCTGAGGCGGGAGCCAGGGGAAGGGATACGAAAGGTCTATACCGTGTTCATGAGTTTACGAAAGTTGAATTATTTTGCTGGAGCAAGCCAGAAATCAGTGCAAAAATCCTTGAGGAGATAAAGCAATTCCAAATTTCTGTGGTCAAGGAATTAGGACTACCGGCAAAAGTACTAAACATGCCTTCAAACGATCTCGGTAATCCAGCCTTCAAGAAATACGACATTGAAGCTTGGATGCCAGGAAGGGGAAATTTTGGTGAGATAAGTAGTGCCTCCAATTGTACTGATTTCCAAAGTAGAAGATTAAATACAAAGTACAAGGACGATAGCACAGGAAAGCTGAAATATGTGCATACGCTAAATGGTACAGCAATGGCCATCCCAAGAATGATGGTAGCACTTGTAGAAAATTTCTATGACCCTAGCACCGGTAAGATATCTGTTCCTGAATGTTTGAGGGAGTTTATGAATGGCCAACGATACATTTAA